In the genome of Acidobacteriota bacterium, the window AGCGGATACTAAATTTTGGAAAAAAGATTAAACGAGCTCAGCTCGCTTTTGTTCGAGTTCGGCTATACGGGTACGCAGTTTTTCGATCTCAGAATCGATCTCGGCGAGGCCCGTTTCTTTTTGGCTTAGCTTATGAAATACAGGCGTCACGATGGTCAGCGCCGCGATCACGATCGACAGGACGCCCATCGTGCGAGCCACCCAATTGTCGGATGGGTCGAAATGAGTCCAAATGATCCAGAGCAAAATGGCCGTCAGGGACCAAACCGCTCCGTGGATCGCCCACCGGGACCATGCAAACCGCCGATCCAGGCTTGCCAGGGACAGCAGCGAAATGTGCGAACAAGCCGTGGCGAGCAACGTCACCGTCAAAAGGACCTCTGTGAAATAACCCGAATGGACCGTTCCGTACCAGATCAGGAAGATCCACATTATAGCCGATGCGATCGCCAGCAAGATCCCGGTGGTCGGCAGCCATCGAACCCGTTTCACTTCAAGATAGGCTCCGCATGCAAGGCCCAGAATGCTGGTTACCGTTATCGTTCCGGTAGTCAGTAAAACCTTTGTTTCAAACTCACCGAAATTTCCAAGGAGTATCACTACAATGCCGATCAGCGCACTGACGCTGACGGACGCGATCAAGATATAGAGGAAAAGCCTTTTAGTGTTCATCACGACACCTCCGAAGTTGCTTCCCCAATAATACGCTTTTCCCTCAGCAGCGGTTCGGAATAAAAGAGCTAGATCGAAAGACGTTCGCGGTCGATATTTAGATCAGGGATATCTCCTAATGCCGCAAACGCCACATCTTTCGTCTTAAAGTACTCTTGAGCAAGCGCGTGGATATCGTCGACTAAAACGGCGTTAAGATTCCCGAGCGACTCTTCCAATGAGATCTGGCGGCCGTGGATCATCTCCGCCTGAGCAAGCGTCGCGGCACGCGCAGCGGAATCCTCAAGGCTGAGTAGGATCGACGCGGTAGTTTGCTGTTTGGCGAGATCGAGTTCGTCCTGAGTCACGCCGTTCTTTACCACATCCCGCATCTCCGCTATCACCAGATCGACGACCTCTGCGACTTGTTCGGGCGAGGTTCCCGCAAAGACCGAGAACATCCCGCAATCCTGATACATTATCGCCGACGCCCCGACACTGTAAGCAAGCCCGCGTTCCTCACGCACCTTCTGCCACAGCCGGCTCGAAGTTCCTCCGCCAACGATATTCGCTAGCAGATCCGCTGCATAACGGCTCTTGTGCGCCGCTCCTACGAGCGGAGTTGCAATTATCATGTGCGCTTGTTCGAGATTCTTGTTTTGCTTGATCAAGATCGGGGCTCCAACCACTGGAGGGTGAGCATCCCTGCTCGCCCGTGGTTTTACTTCAGACGAAAACGCCTTTTCCGCCAGTCCGACTATCTGATCGTGATCAATATTTCCCGCTGCCGCAATGACTAAATTGCCGGCATGATATGTATCCAGATGATATTTCTTCGTGATCTCGCGGTTAAAACTCTTGACGATCTTCGGAGTTCCGGCGATGTTCAGCCCAAGCGGATGTTCCGGAAAAAAGGCCTCGCTGAAAAGCTCACCGAGATATTCCTCCGGCGAATCCTCGACCATCTTCATCTCTTCGATGATCACCTTTTGCTCACTTTTAAGATCGGCTTCGTCAAACCTCGGGTTGGCGAGAATATCGGCGATCAGGTCGAATGCATTGGGCAACTGGTCATCAATAACCTTGATCGCAAAACCAGTTTCCTCGTGCGAGGTAAAAGCGTCGAGATTGCCGCCTAGCCGGTCTTGTTCGATCGCAATTTCCAGAGCCGAACGTCGTTCTGTGCCCTTAAAAACGGTGTGTTCGATAAAATGCGAAATGCCGTTCAGCTCGGCGGGTTCCTGCCTCGAGCCGACGCGAAAGAAAAAACCGAGAGTAGCTGAGCGCACTCCCGGCATTCGATCTGTAAGTACTGTAAGTCCGTTTGAGAGCCGTGTTTCCCTGATTTCTTCCTTCATGTGCGAAGAGAAGAGACTAGCACGATGGCCTGCGTTTTTGAAACCATAACGCCGGCGAGTTATCGAACCTTTTTGACCGAGAGCGTCGCCATCTTCGGAAAAGCGACCATTTTCACATTCTCGCCCGGACGCGGCGAGAGGTCGACGAATTGTATCTCGTAACCGTAAATAGTAACGCTGTCAGGTTTTAGCCCACTATTCAGCTCGATCGTTTTCGCCGCCATTTTGCCTTTCGAAACCGATATCTTGATCTTCGCATTGCCCGCCCAGACACACTGGGCGTTTATTGGACAACGCGAATCTTCGACCACCGACACAAGCTTTATGGCAAGCCGGCCCCCGGCTGCATTTTTCATTTCCCCAACGCGAACCTTTACAGTTTCGGGCTCCTTGGCCGACGCAAGAGCCGCAAGTCCAAAGATCGTAATAAACATCAGAGTAAGGATTTTCATAGTTCCCTCCAACGGAACGGCAATTAGCGTTCCCATGCTTAGAACGATCCAGACTGGACGGAGTTGCAGGCGATCGAGGTCAGGCTTTTATCTTCTCTTCGATCGCCCGGGCGAATTCATTGGTTTTTGCGTTTCCGCCGAGGTCTTTGGTGATCCATTTTCCTTCTTTGAATACATCGAAGAGAGCAGTCTCAAATTTCTGGGCTGCGTCTTTTTCGCCGATGTAGTGGAGCATTTGGATCGCCGAAAGCATCAGAGCCGTTGGATTTGCAATACCTTGTCCCGCGATGTCGGGTGCCGAGCCGTGAACTGCCTCGAAAACGGCTCCGAGTTCGCCGATATTTGCGCCCGGAGCGAGGCCCAGACCGCCGATCAGCCCCGCACACAGGTCGGAGAGGATGTCGCCGTAGAGATTTTCCATGACCATGACGTCAAACTGCTCCGGCCGCATAACGAGCTGCATACAGCAGTTGTCGATGATCTTGTCGTCTGCCTCGATATCAGGAAAATCCTTTGCGACCTTGTAAAAACACTCGAGGAAGAGACCGTCCGAGAGCTTCATGATGTTGGCTTTGTGAATCGCGGTAACCTTCTTTCGGCCATTGTCACGTGCGTATTCAAATGCGTATTTCGCAATTCGTGTCGACGCTTTTTCGGTGATGATCTTAAGCGATTCGACCACGCCGGGCACGACGATGTGTTCGAGACCGGAATATAGCCCCTCGGTATTTTCGCGGACGATGACAAGGTCAAGCTCAGGATAGCGGCATTCGATATTCGGCAGAGCCTTGACCGGACGAACATTTGCGTAAAGATCAAGCGCACGCCGCAGCCCAACGTTGACCGAGGTAAAGCCCTTGCCGACCGGTGTCATGATCGGACCTTTTAGCGATACCTTCGTGCGCCGCATCGCGTCGATCGATGCCTGAGGCAGCGTTTCGCCGTATTTCTCAAGTGCCTGAGCACCGAGGATCTGTGTTTCCCATTCGATATCAACGCCAGTCGCCTCAATAACGCGAACCGTCGCCGCCGTGATCTCCGGCCCAATGCCGTCGCCCGGAATAAGTGTAATAGTGTGTTTTGCCA includes:
- a CDS encoding insulinase family protein — translated: MKEEIRETRLSNGLTVLTDRMPGVRSATLGFFFRVGSRQEPAELNGISHFIEHTVFKGTERRSALEIAIEQDRLGGNLDAFTSHEETGFAIKVIDDQLPNAFDLIADILANPRFDEADLKSEQKVIIEEMKMVEDSPEEYLGELFSEAFFPEHPLGLNIAGTPKIVKSFNREITKKYHLDTYHAGNLVIAAAGNIDHDQIVGLAEKAFSSEVKPRASRDAHPPVVGAPILIKQNKNLEQAHMIIATPLVGAAHKSRYAADLLANIVGGGTSSRLWQKVREERGLAYSVGASAIMYQDCGMFSVFAGTSPEQVAEVVDLVIAEMRDVVKNGVTQDELDLAKQQTTASILLSLEDSAARAATLAQAEMIHGRQISLEESLGNLNAVLVDDIHALAQEYFKTKDVAFAALGDIPDLNIDRERLSI
- a CDS encoding isocitrate dehydrogenase (NAD(+)), which produces MAKHTITLIPGDGIGPEITAATVRVIEATGVDIEWETQILGAQALEKYGETLPQASIDAMRRTKVSLKGPIMTPVGKGFTSVNVGLRRALDLYANVRPVKALPNIECRYPELDLVIVRENTEGLYSGLEHIVVPGVVESLKIITEKASTRIAKYAFEYARDNGRKKVTAIHKANIMKLSDGLFLECFYKVAKDFPDIEADDKIIDNCCMQLVMRPEQFDVMVMENLYGDILSDLCAGLIGGLGLAPGANIGELGAVFEAVHGSAPDIAGQGIANPTALMLSAIQMLHYIGEKDAAQKFETALFDVFKEGKWITKDLGGNAKTNEFARAIEEKIKA